Genomic DNA from Fusarium keratoplasticum isolate Fu6.1 chromosome 2, whole genome shotgun sequence:
GAGCTTGGTAAGTGCAGCGGGATGGGTGAAAAGTGATACGTCAGGCCCATCCTTGACAACGCACATGCGGAATGCGCGGAGATGTTTGATCTgtttcttgttgatgagagaAGTTCCTGTGCGGTAGATTGCGCGGTGAAGAAATTGGGCAGTGGGAAGGCCACTCTTCAAGGCATCGATGCTGTCATGACTGTTAGTATGAGTTTCTTGGCTTGCGAGAATGGTCAACTTACTCCTCAAGGGCATCGTACGCCTCCCAGAATCGCCCAACCCATTCCTCTCCTTGCGCAGCGAATTcggcttcctcctcaatTTCCTTCCCGACTTGACTTGCTGCTGGCGCATTGTCTACTGTTTGTGCGTGCTTTCCCACTTCAAGGAGTGCGCCTATAACGACACCGACATCTTGAGCACTTAGCGTTGCCCGCCATCCCCAGCTTCGGACAAAGCCCCAGCCATCTTTGGCACCAGCGCGGTCTTTTCCATCAGTGTCGACCGACGGTACCATCTCGTCGAGATTATATAGTGAGCCATATTTCAAGAGCTTGGCCCTGAGCTCCCGCTTGAGCATCATGTCCATGTGCGTATAGCTCTGTTTACACTGGGCCAGGCTAACTCCCATCTTGGCAAGCAATTTATGGAGACGCTTGATTCCCGTCTCGCTCCATGTTTTGAGCCGAGAAAAGAGGTAAGGAGAATGAAGCATGCTGTCATAAAGACTCCAGTGTCGGATGAGTAAGAACCTGGGCTCAGGGGATAGGCGAATCCCAGTATCCTCCGGATTTCGAGCTGTGGTAGGGATAACGCCTGTGTTCTCTGCAGCAACACGTCCGTTCGAGATTTCTGGTGGGTTTAAGCGTCTCACTTCATCACGAAGGAGTTGCCGTATCCTGGCTCCTCGTACACCTAGCCAACCCGTGGGACGGCTCCTGTCGCTCTGTCTGATAGGAGCAGCAATGCCTGCCGATGAACGGCCATAGAGCTCCATAGATGTGACACCAACGATTGTAAGCCAGAGCAAATCGTTATCCTCTCTACCAAGTTCAGACGCGAGCGAGTACATCATCGACGACAGTGGCTCCGAGAAAGAGGAGCCAACCTTGTAATAACGGTGGAGAACAGCCTCGTTTTCTTGTCGTATTCGTAGGAGCCGCCTTCGAAGTGTGCGTGCCGATGCAGCTGCTGGCGGTTGCGCTCCTGAAGGAGGCTCAACTGGATCGCTTGATAGACCGATGGTGGGGTCTTGCAAAGATATAAgacctcgaggctgagggcgTCGCGGTGACTCTGGGATAGGACTTGACTGGAAGGCTGTTAGTCATGGCTGCGTAGCAATTAAACCTGGGTCACATACTGAATTACTCCTCCGCCGTTGCCGGGGcctgtcgtcgtcgctgaaATCATCATCGGCGTCTGACCAGCTCTTACGCTTCTGCCCTGCATGAACAGGCTCCAAGTGTTGAGCTTCatgctcgtcgtcgtcttcgtcggAATCTCCCAAATCctggtcgtcctcgtcaaTCTCGGGCATGTCCACCAGAGCGAGATAGGCGTTTCGCTCCGTCtccatgtcctcctcgataTCACCGTCGTCAAAGACCACAATCCCACCCTTGCCTGGTCTAAAACCACGTGTGATCTTGCCGCCATCAACTCCCGGGGGGCTTCTGGATTGGTAAGATGATGAGATCTCGGTTGCAGGATCGAGGGGTAGACCGCCAAACACGTTTCCCAGGTTCCATGGCCGGTGAGCATCCATGACCCAGACCTCCACGCCACTGTAGGGGGACTCTTCGCCTTCAGGctcgagtccaagaagcgggccaagatcaaccatGCCTCCCACGCCCAGGCATACAACCACACCTCCGCTACCGCCCTGGGACTCCATCATGGGCATCACCAGTTCTCGGCCGGCCTTCTCGAGGTCGGTGTACCCGGCCACGGGCTGTATCTTGTGGGGGATGTAGTCATGTTTCAATAGTCTCGTAAGGATCCTGCACGCGCAAAGAGCATCTGGTTCAAGGGCGACTAGGATAAGGACGGGTGGAGAGAGCGGATGCCGAGTTTGTTGGAGGTGAGTGTATAACTTCGAGATCAATGACCGAGGGAGATACATGGCTGTGAAGTCCTTGGAGCGGTTCGATCGCTATATCCGTATATCGTCGATTTCATGGGGCGCGTGGTTGATTAAGTGACAATGGAAGAAAAGTAGTCAAGGGGTGAAGTCGGCGCGTTGGCGTGGTGTCGCGTAAAGTAGGTGGCTCAGGGCTGGAGGGATAGGCAAGAAGGAAAGTCGACAAAAGAGAGAACAATAGAGCTTAGACGATCAACTATCGGCAAAGGAGCCAATGTGATAAGGAAAGTAAACGGTCGAAATGTGCGTATATCGCGAGTCCGGGTTGGTATGGCAGAGCAATCTAGCGAGTGTCTCGATTGCACATGGGCCACTCCAGCCAAATTGGATGGACGTGTTTTTGGCGACGCGACTTTACACGGTCTGTCAGTGAGCCATGACGCGCCTTCCCTCGTTGACGAATTAGGCGGCGAGGGTTGCCCCTCCTTCCAAAAAGGGATGCAACGGCGGCCGGAAGCGCTGAAGCAAATAAGCTTTAGGGGACACACAGCAAGGGCAAAGTACCTCTACCTCTGAGGAAATACTCCTAGTTTGTTACGACATATCTTACCTAAAGAATAGGAAAATTTAGGAAAAGATTCTAATTATGAGAATGAAGGCTCTATAAAGTCTCCAGGAATTACTTGGGATTCTTTACGATGAATAGGGCTCGTTTGAGGCGGGCATAAAGTGATGCTTGTACTGTTGtccctttttttcttcgACCGCGTGGGGAGTCCAGCCACTGAGAGACGGCAAAATGCCAAAGGAAGGGCATGAACTGTAGGTCAAGCACCTCAAGAGTGCACCTTCCGATCGATAACCTCCTTTCTCGAGATTCTTCTTCCCAGACTTCGACTCTACCCCTTCTCAACCCTGCTTGAGCAATTTCATATTCTTCTGTGCCTGAAACATTGTCAGCCGCAGCGCAAGCATATTCAAGCACTATTGCGGCACGGCAACGTCGAAACGCCAACTCTCGGCTCTCCCGAGCTCCCTGTCGCTACAAAGTTCCCAGCATCGAGGCCTGGGCTGGGCCCTAGGTTGATGAATTGCAGGCTTCTCGGGGGTTAGGGATGGCACAAACCCTTGACCTTCTCACCAGTCTAATTGATGGGGTTGCAATGAGGCTTTGATAGACAACAACAACCTGGGCGCCTCTTCCCCTCCCGTCACTAACAGCGCGAGAAACGAGAAACCTCGCTGACCGCTACCAAGCTCCGACCGAGGCAGAAACCCTAATCTCCAGGGCCCCCTCGTCCTACCTATCGATGGACACTCTGGCAAGGCTCCTAAATGATCTGATTGCTGAGCTTATGGAGCGAAAGGATCAGAGCAAGCATGTAGCTGGTAATCCGCCAGGCGGATTGACACTAACTAATACCTACCCACTGGGATCGCCTCGGCTACGAGCACCGTTACCGACCAGGTGGTTCAGCAACTTTCCAGAGCTTGAAACTCGCATTGGAGTGGCATCTCAACCCCTGAGATCTGCCAGAAGATGGAAGGGCGGACAGGAACTAGGCTCAGCgttgtgctgtgctgtgctatGACAAGCCAGGCGAAACACGGCAGTTGTAGCATGCCCGGCCCGAACACCCAGGCCTCCCAAGGGTTGCATACGGTTGCAACTGAAtgcgggctgggctggctctGCAGAACCAGCATGGACTGTTAGGCTAATGATTGCAGGAGAAATGCCTCCATAACGCGATGCAGCGCAGCCATGTCGAGTGTCGTGCAGTCCGAACCGCGAGCGGGCAGATCGGAGCTCATCTGGCGGGGTCCTTTGCACTGTGGTCCACACCGGTACCAGGAATGACACGCCCATCCCATGCCATCCCATGCCACCAAGGTCGAGCCGAACTGGTGACAAACACCTCCAGCCTTCGCTTGGTGTGCGTGAGTTAGCGGCTCATGAATGAGGGGTCGATCGAGATAATGGCACGATGACTCTGTATCGTCGTCACGGCTCCCTTGGATATTTCAAGTCGCAACGTGTGAGCATGGCTCGACGTGCTCGGACAACCTTTTCCTCGTTTGAAGCAGAAACCGCCCTTTACCCACTCAGAGTTggagggcagcagcagcagcaaggtccttcatctcgtcgGCGTGTGTCCATCTATCCATTCCGGTGCATTAGCTGAATGGCACCGTCTCAACTTGGGTCGTTTTGGCCTCACCCTTTGGACCACGTCATAACCAGGTCGCAGCTCGGCCGCTGATCGGTGCACTTTTGTGGTTATCTCACAGGCAGGCTCCTGAAAAGGGTTTCGGCTTGACCCGACGGCTCGGGGCCctgggctggctgctggGGCTGAAGAAAGCATCCCGTCCCGCAACGGCCACCTTGTTTGTTACCAGACCTCTGGGAGGTTTCCTGGGGCATCCTATCCCTACGCCGGCCACCCTCCATCCCGTGCTTCTGGAAGCGGTCCCTCGAGGCGCCCCCTTCGCATTGGCCAGCACCTCGACACCATTCCCCTCTCCACGGCCCGGTTTGCTGGGTCCTCAAGCGCCCTGTCCTGTGGTGTCGGTCGTgtcctgccctgccctgccctaCGCAAGTTGAGTTCTCTGTCAGACAACGTCCCGCAGTCCCGCCGTCCTGGGCGCCAGGGCGTGACTTTGGGCTTCATCGGCGTCCCGAATTCCCAGTTCTCCTGGTCCTGTCGCATCCCACCCCTCCAAACTTTACCTCCTGGCCTCTCCTCACCCCCCCAGTACCCTTCCCTTGGGATCAGCTCTCTCCGTAGCTGCTATCGGCATATAGTCACGACCCACCGCCCACCCCATCCCATCTTACACTTAACGTACTTGGTTAACCTGACCAAGTGTCTGTCTCGCCCCATTTGGTTTGACTCTATCTTTCTTGAGCCTAGCTGTGTGCCCATGTATTCctgtcgtcgtccttgtctTTTCTCCGCCACAATTGTCTCTTCTCGAGCACATTCCCTCGTTGGggactcggactcggagCAGACATTCTGCAACCATGGACCGCAACGACCCCGAAGAGGACCCATCATCGGATTATGGAGACTCAATACAGACATCCGAGTTCACGTCAGTCAACACGCGGGAGCTTTACTCGTACGAGCACGGAAGGTGTGTCATATTTGCTGAGCTACACTCAATGGCGGGAGACTAACTTGCCAGGCGATATCAAGGCTTCCTTCGAGGTCGCTACGGCCTGCCtaatgatgatgccgagcaGGTTCGCGAGGGCCTGAAGCATAAGCTGTACTTGGACTACCTTATGGATGGCAAGCTATTCTTAGCTCCAATTGGAGACTATCCGCAAAAGATTGTCGACCTTGGGACTGGCGTTGGGCTGTGGGCGCAAGATAGTCTGTTCCTCCGCACCTCGACGCTACGTTACCGCAGACTGACCCTTTTCTATCTCAGTGGCCGAGAACTTCCCCAGCGCACGTGTCATTGGGACCGACCTGTCACCTATTCAACCACACTGGACTCCTCCCAACGTGGAGTTTCGggtcgaggatctcgaagACGAAAACCGCCCATGGACAAGGATCTATGCCGATGCAGATCTAATTCACATTAGAGCTCTACTGCAAACCCTGCGCAAACCGCGGCAACTCATTCAGAGGTCTTTCGAGTAAGAGTTACAGTTACGCATATTGGAACAACAGGTGCTAACAATCTGGGTTAGGGAACTGAGGCCCGGAGGCTGGATCGAAATTCACGAGGTCATCTCAAGAGTCTCCTCCGAAGACGGCACAGCCGATGACCATCCCATGAACAAGTTTTACGACCTTGTTGAGGGACACTTTACCGCTATCTACGGATGGAACCTGTCCTTTTCCAACCAAATTGCAGAGACACTGGAGGAGGTTGgcttcaccaacatcaacacgCGGTGCCAGTCGACTCCCGTTGGACGATGGCACAGCGAAGCAAAGATGCGAGAGATTGGAATTTTTACCCAGAACATCACCGAGGATTGGATCACAGCAATTCTGGGTCGGCCTGATACCATGGGGCTTTCAGATGAAGAGGCGGATGAGCTCGCGCACAGTGTGTTTGAAGCCTTCAGGAACCCCCGCATTCACGCACAACTCAGATGGGTCGATTTCTGGGCACAGAAACCTCTGTCCTAGAAGGGCGCAGagagccaggccaggccggCTAGGCGAACAGCCAGCACAGCTCGGTCATCGGGGCATCAGCCGTTGCTGTGGACCTTGGGCAGAGCCTGATCCAACGAGGTTCAGGTCGCATGCCGCATCTGCATGCTCGCGTCTCCGCTAGAGTTGTGCAACATACCTAGCAGAACGCTGAgccgttggtcttggccgcCGGGGCGCCATGGGTGGAGGGTTACTTCGCATGGCGCCCCGACGCAGAAGAAAAGCAACATACGGCAAACATTTCGTCCTCGAAATGACCTATCACATGGACGGCGAGGATCGGCACTCTGCCTCTTGCTATCCAACAGGGGAAGAGCAGCATGAAAGAATGTCTCGCGAACCGGTCGGTCAATGAATGGCTTTGTCAGGCGGTGGAGACTAGGCTGCTGCGAGAGGCAGGGGGCTGGGAACAAGGTATCCGTACCCAGGGATGGAAGGCGAGTCAAGTTAATAGTGTGCTGGGGCGGCACTTGTTCAGGCTGCAAGACGATACCCGTACCGTAGCTATCTTCACACATTATGTctcaaggaagagagaggaatGAGCGCATGTTTGCATGGGCGGGATCAAGAAGACGGACTCTTGATTGGAGGGGAAGCAAATACTATACTATTCGCAATAGACGATCGAGAACATCAGCGGATTGATCTCGTCATGGCTGCATCCATGAGACGTCTGTCTTGTCGCGTCTGCATGTTGGTGCTGACAATTTGGTTTCAGGGTTCTGGCTTCTTGATATTGAGGGCCGTCTGTCACACATATTTAGAGTCTCAGGCCCCCGAACACGTGGATGCCATCAATAGATGCTCTCCTTGTTCAAGTAACCTGAGTTGGGTTCTATATACCTATCTACAATAGCAGTGAGAGGAGTGCTCTGCTCCCTATCGCTCCGCCATAACTACATTGCGAGCGTCTCAAGCATCCATCGCAGATGCAGGCGATATGCATGTCCTGTGCGTCCCTTTACCCCTGCCATCCCGGGTATCCAAAAAAGACAAAATAAAATATGCACAACACGCGTTCTCTCGCCTTGTTCTCGTTGCCAAAGGTTCCCTCTTCCAGTCGACGCCCATTTCTATCAACACCCACTGCAGAGACAACAGCTTCCCCCGCTTGCCCACCGTCTCGACTCCAAAAAAGCAAGTAAGGACGCCCCCGTGTATCGTGCCACATCATGCGCAAACAGTTGCCTGTACCATCTAGTTACCGCCAAACATGTTGCCCCCTGGTGGACTTCCCATGCCTCCCATCCCAGGCACGCCAGGCATACCTCCCATTCCAGGACCAGCCATGCCTCCGCCAAACCCCCCGGTAAAGCTTCCAAAGCCACCCATCGGGGGATAGGTTCCTGCGTCGTTGTAGCCGGACATGAGGTACGTCCAGTCCATCTCGCCCGGCTCGTCACTGGAGGCGACAGATCCTGAGTTGGCTTGCTGGCCACCAGACATGGAACCAGAGGCGGTCTGGTCGGCGACTGAGTTGAATCCTGCTGAAGACGAAGGCGTCTCGGCCTGTGACCGCGGGACGCCAATCTGTGGCTGCGAGAGTCCTGGGTCAGGACGattctcggccttggcacGACGGCGGGCTTCAGCACGTTCTCGCAGAAGCCCGAGGAAGCTTGGTCGCTGGACAGTTTTGCCAGCTGCAATGAGCGCGGCTTCATGTGCGTCCCAGGCTTTGATAAAATGGCCACCGAATGCAATGTGCATAGGGCTATGGTAGTTGTTGAGCAAGCCACGCAGCTGGTggttcttggagatggcgtcCCAGGCACGCTCTACCATGGGGCCGGAGACTCGATGACGTAGCTCCTGCACGAGAAACATGTATGCCGGGAAGGGAAAGTGGTGCATCGAGTACCACTTGAAAGGCCGCAGGGACTCGGATGATTGGACGACATTGTCGTACTCGATCATCTGCGTggcctggaggaagaggttgtcTCGTTCAATCTCCTTAAGCGGTACGTGATCGGCATTGTGCATGCGGACAAGAAAGCTGAGGATGCGCATCTTGCAGAGGGCCTGACGGGTCATGGTGAGAGTGAAGAAGTGCAGAGGAATCTTGGGGTCGCATTGGCTGAGATATGTGCCCTCAATATGTGCGCAGTAGCCTTCTAGGGAATAGGAGGGTCCGTCCTGGCCAGCAAGACGGATGGTTGCTGTTGATCGAGAGCCAGATGTGGCCGCCGGGCTCTTATCTGGGTTGTTTAACTTGTAGCTGTCGCGATTACTGTCACTCGAGACAGCCATGGCAAGCTCAACGCGCGTAAGGGCAAACAGCATTTCAGTTGGTCCCGTATGCGGTGTTGGCATCTCTTTGCCGTCCACGTGCAAGTCTGAATCGTTGACATTCAGGGGTAGTTTGCAGTCACCACCGCTGGAGAGGGCCGTGACGGTTGATCCAGACATTTCCCCTAGTCGACGGTCGTACCCAACAAGAGTCCACCACAGTCGACGACGCTGTTCAACCTCGAATGGGGGGAGACCAAATTGGCCTGGGTCCCGGTGAAGGCCCATTCGCTGAGCTATACGGACAGCAAGTCCAATAAGACAAAAGACTTGCCGAGGGTCGACGAACCACCGAACAGCGAACTAGAGATTGTTACCACAAGAGCTTGATGACATGTCCTGGATATACTCACGAGGTAGAGGATATATGCCTGTAGGAGAATGGGATCGTTGACGCGCATGAAGCCAGCCTTGGTAAGAGCCTGCTGAGTACCGGAATGATATCTCGCCAGAAGCTCTTTCTTGGACTCGTTAAAACGTTTATAAACATCGGCGTCCTCGAGAGACGTGATGGCCATGAAGTAAATAGAAAACATGAGAGCTTCGATATTACTTGGTGCATTTGCAATGTCAGAGCTCGCCTCGATGATCTGTGCTTGCACTGTGGGGATGTGTGTAATCTTGAGCAAAGGGTTGATGTTTTCAATGTAGATCTGCCAGAGCTGAAAGATGTGAATGGTGGAAGGATGAAGTTGGGTGATAGGGCCAAGAGGGCCGCCGATGATAAAGGGGAAGCCATCAGTCGCAAACATGCGGTCAAAGGCACGGTGAATGGTAGAGCCAACTTCAGGCTCATCTTCTGAAGAGTCTTGAAGCATATGTTCACTTGCTCGGAACTATAACATGGATCAGTATGAGGAGAAAGAGGGGGCTGATGTGTCTCAGGGGCGTACCTCTTTATGCAGAGAGAACCATGTTCCACCGCCGGTTCTGTGACAGGGTCAACATAACTGAAAGTAGGCGAGGCGAAGGTGTACTCACTTTTCTACTTGAGAGGTAGCGGGTGAGGAGCTAGCCTCGGGTGACGTCTTGAGGCCTTCAAAATCGTTTTCCAactcgtcaacatcatcgcccGGTGGTCCATCAGGTCTCAGCTCATGGCCGATGGCATCAACCTTGACACCATGCTCAGCCAGAAGACTTTCGTACTTCTTGAGGCGGTCAATCAAGTCTTTCTCTTGTAGACGCTTCTTCCGGCGCcggggaggttgaggaggaatgACACGGCACTCAACCTTTGCCTTGACACAGTTGGCACAGGGCTTGTTCTTGTCACAGCGAACCTTGCGTTGCTGACAGAGTACACAGCTGGTGCCCCGGGTCAGCTTGACAGCTGCAGGGTCGAgaggcggctgctgctgcgggGCAGAGCCCGGCACACCGGGGACGCCGTCGGGGTAGGGCATCTCGAAGAGTGACGGGACGGAGCAGGGAGGCTCGGGGGGCTGAACCGGAGAAGTGGACCAGGGCTTCGGCGGAGGTTAGCCCAGTCCAGTACTACCCGTCCGTGTGTCGGTGGCGCGGGAGGGTCCCCCCTTTGGTGGTGTGCGTCGAAGGGAAGCAGGGAAGATGGGGCCTGCTTGGATGGGTCCCGACGAGGCGTTTACCGGGACACGAATGAGAGATGAGCTGATGAGGGCCTCCTCAGCTGGGCtgcaagtcaagtcaagttCTTTGCCCAGCCAGCGGGTAGGGCTGAGATTGACGGGGGACCAACGAGTTGCGGCCGGTGACAGGCCCAGAAAGGCGGTGATGGTTCCAGGGGGGGGATCCTGTGTCGTAGGGCTGTTTCTGATCTCGGGCCCGAGCGAGCAGCAAAGGAGTATCTCTTTGCTTGGCGCCTCTCTCACGATGGACGATGGACGGTCTGCTCGGGGTCTGATTGGGCCCGTCTTCGGGTTGCGCAGAGGGGGAAAGTGCCCTGCCCAGCACAGCAGATAGTGCCCTGCAGGAGTCAATGTGACGGCTCAGGGCCTGTTCATGTATGGAATGAGTGGCCCTCGGGTACGAGAGGCTCGCCGAAGCAAGAGGCGACAATGTCAGAGTTGAGGGCGAGTTTATACCCGTCGGTCCCGAGGAGGGGACGAGCTCTTGGCGGTTTCGAGACGTGGGTTTCCCAATTGGGATTAGTTTCTCTTCCCGGATCCGACCCTGAGGCTCCCTCGCCGTTCGGACAACTTCAAGACGTGTTTTTTTATTAGAGCCTCGAACCAGGACGCGTACTATTGCATGCGAATTTCATTGGGCTCGGTTATTAGTTTGATCCATTTTCGCATTTTTCGCATATTTGTTCAAGTCAGCCGGTCATTGATTCTCCCGATGGAAGGATATATAtatcttggccttggacgCCAAGAGGCATCAATAAGTCGACACTTGAGTATCTCTTGACAATCATCTCTTTTTCAAACAAAAGAATTACCTCTTgaaatattatcttaatgagtatttcttattaatatcttGATATTTGAACGCCAAACCTTTCGTGTCAACTCGCCATGTCACCTCCTGACACAACTTCACCCCAACCCGATCGCCAACAAGATCGAAAGTCTACAAACTCACTATCCTCCACCGAAACA
This window encodes:
- a CDS encoding Zn(2)-C6 fungal-type domain-containing protein; this translates as MPYPDGVPGVPGSAPQQQPPLDPAAVKLTRGTSCVLCQQRKVRCDKNKPCANCVKAKVECRVIPPQPPRRRKKRLQEKDLIDRLKKYESLLAEHGVKVDAIGHELRPDGPPGDDVDELENDFEGLKTSPEASSSPATSQVEKTGGGTWFSLHKEFRASEHMLQDSSEDEPEVGSTIHRAFDRMFATDGFPFIIGGPLGPITQLHPSTIHIFQLWQIYIENINPLLKITHIPTVQAQIIEASSDIANAPSNIEALMFSIYFMAITSLEDADVYKRFNESKKELLARYHSGTQQALTKAGFMRVNDPILLQAYILYLFAVRWFVDPRQVFCLIGLAVRIAQRMGLHRDPGQFGLPPFEVEQRRRLWWTLVGYDRRLGEMSGSTVTALSSGGDCKLPLNVNDSDLHVDGKEMPTPHTGPTEMLFALTRVELAMAVSSDSNRDSYKLNNPDKSPAATSGSRSTATIRLAGQDGPSYSLEGYCAHIEGTYLSQCDPKIPLHFFTLTMTRQALCKMRILSFLVRMHNADHVPLKEIERDNLFLQATQMIEYDNVVQSSESLRPFKWYSMHHFPFPAYMFLVQELRHRVSGPMVERAWDAISKNHQLRGLLNNYHSPMHIAFGGHFIKAWDAHEAALIAAGKTVQRPSFLGLLRERAEARRRAKAENRPDPGLSQPQIGVPRSQAETPSSSAGFNSVADQTASGSMSGGQQANSGSVASSDEPGEMDWTYLMSGYNDAGTYPPMGGFGSFTGGFGGGMAGPGMGGMPGVPGMGGMGSPPGGNMFGGN